From the genome of bacterium, one region includes:
- the umuD gene encoding translesion error-prone DNA polymerase V autoproteolytic subunit — MRTDVNQKEKVEATAGNVAPLASPVCVGFPSPAHDSADHRLDLNKFLVLHPSATFFVRAEGNSMTRAGIHPGDILVVDRALKPENNRVVIAILDGEFFIKRLRLMKRKAYLLADNPGYKPIVINQEQDFEVWGVATWVIHRI; from the coding sequence ATGCGTACTGATGTCAACCAAAAAGAGAAGGTTGAGGCGACTGCGGGGAATGTGGCGCCGTTGGCTTCGCCGGTGTGCGTGGGGTTTCCATCGCCTGCGCATGATTCGGCCGATCATCGGCTTGATTTGAATAAGTTTCTCGTCCTGCATCCCTCAGCGACTTTTTTTGTGCGTGCGGAAGGCAATTCGATGACTAGGGCGGGAATTCATCCGGGCGATATCCTCGTTGTCGACCGCGCGCTCAAGCCTGAAAACAACCGAGTGGTAATCGCCATCCTCGACGGCGAATTCTTCATTAAGCGCCTTCGCTTGATGAAGCGCAAGGCCTATCTGCTGGCCGATAATCCGGGCTATAAGCCGATAGTGATTAACCAGGAGCAGGATTTCGAAGTCTGGGGAGTGGCGACTTGGGTGATTCATCGGATTTAA